A genomic window from Luteolibacter sp. LG18 includes:
- a CDS encoding cysteine peptidase family C39 domain-containing protein: MSPTTAALSTLAVVLAVALLVARRMELLAPRARRKWRLGVAITLSILCLPGLWFSVYYLHLLPEAPLLYDLRSQPLSEWWLALFLPAAVAWSAFIPRPVAVIGYALAVTAMLPPFLKPLLKPLELSRLTDQWNGDACLQSTESTCGPASAATVLRFLGDTRATEKDLARRSWSTASGTEAWHLARTLRRRGRTVDFEFHGLPPADHLPGIMGMSIVGNGHFVALLKCEGDQWTIADPLVGIETLSRHDLEKREISPFFMRIR; the protein is encoded by the coding sequence ATGTCCCCCACCACCGCCGCGCTCAGCACCCTGGCCGTCGTCCTCGCGGTGGCGCTCCTCGTCGCCCGCCGCATGGAACTGCTGGCCCCGCGCGCCCGGCGGAAATGGCGGCTCGGCGTCGCCATCACCCTCTCCATCCTCTGCCTCCCCGGCCTCTGGTTCAGCGTCTACTACCTGCACCTCCTGCCGGAAGCCCCGCTCCTCTACGACCTCCGCTCCCAGCCGCTCTCCGAATGGTGGCTCGCCCTCTTCCTCCCCGCCGCCGTGGCGTGGAGCGCCTTCATTCCTCGGCCCGTGGCGGTCATCGGCTACGCCCTCGCCGTCACCGCGATGCTGCCGCCCTTCCTCAAGCCGCTCCTGAAGCCGCTTGAGCTATCCCGGCTCACCGACCAGTGGAACGGCGACGCCTGCCTGCAATCGACCGAGTCCACCTGCGGCCCCGCCAGCGCCGCCACCGTGCTGCGCTTCCTGGGCGACACCCGTGCCACGGAGAAAGATCTCGCCCGCCGCTCCTGGTCCACCGCCAGCGGCACCGAGGCCTGGCACCTCGCCCGCACCCTGCGCCGCCGCGGCCGCACCGTCGATTTCGAGTTCCACGGCCTGCCCCCCGCCGACCACCTGCCCGGCATCATGGGCATGAGCATCGTCGGCAACGGCCATTTCGTCGCCCTCCTGAAATGCGAGGGCGACCAATGGACCATCGCCGATCCCCTCGTCGGCATCGAGACCCTCAGCCGCCACGACCTGGAGAAACGCGAGATCTCCCCCTTCTTCATGCGCATCCGGTGA